GCTCTGGGAGTTGGATGGGCTGGGAATGTCATCCTGGCGGGAGCTGTGATTGTGCTGGGCATCTGGGGTGAGTAGTTGCAGGCCTtatatttttgttattattaCTACAGTAAAATCAACTCAGATTCACGGACGATATTGTATTGATTGCCGAAAATACtatcaaactacagaaaatgtTGCAAGAACTCAGCACAAAAAGCAGTCAAGTCAGACTGAAAATTAACTGCTCTAAAACGAAATTTATGCGGTCTGATACCTTGCCAAAAGCCTAAATAACAATCAAGGGAGAACCAATAGAAGAAGTTGAGCAATAGGTCTATTTGAGCCAAGAAATTAACATGTGCTACGATCAGGAGGGTGAACTCtcacaaagaaagaaatcagGTTGGTGCGCATTCAATTCTATCAAGGCTGTCctccaaggaaaaatcaacaaggcaacACGCGCCACCCTCTGAAACTCAACAGCATTGCCAGCAACGTTGTATGGCAGCGAAACACGGGCGCCAATGAAGACAGAGGACCAGCAACTGTCTGTCATGGAGAGGGCGATGGGaagaagaattctgggaattTCAATCCGCAACTGAGTCCCCCatgaagtgatcagacagcagagCGAAGTGCAGGATGCCATTGTTGAAAGCAGGTATAGTAAAATGCGATGGGCCGGGCATCAAGCTAGGCTCCCTGACAATCGATAGACTGCAGCTGTCGCTGAGTAGTACCCATGGGAACTGAAATGACCAGTCAGCCGATCTCCAAAGAGAGGGGAAGATTTTATAGTGAAAAGGCCGCACACGGAGAAGGAAGGCCAGGGTATGAGAAGAATGGAAGACGTGTTGTGGTTGGCGCAATCTATATGACGGCTGCAGGATCAAGGTGATCAAGGTGACTACACTGGCTAGACTGTCCCTTAGCCAAGAAGCTCACAGTCTCAATGTGCACCTTGAATTCGCCTGTTACTTCACAATCCCACGGAGATCTCATTTCTGATTCCTGTCTATTTGTGAATGAAATACTTGACACATTGGACCATGCAAGTCAAAACTTTACATTAACTAGATGTAGTTAAGAGCTTGGGATATAAAAATTGTGTGATTGGACTAAAACAGCTTCATCATTAAATGTGCAGGGAAAAGTGGAATGAATATACATTACAAAGTGGAATGAATAAGATTTCCTCTCTGTTCCTCTCATAGATTAGACAGATAGTACAGTATTTAATGGATTTTATACCCtctaccttttttcttttcttttcttttttccccctaatcCTGAAATAGTAACCAAAGGATCCCGCCTGGAGGATTTCCCATCTCAACTGAAACAAATGCTTTGTGTTTCATCACACAGCAACTCAACAGGTAACCTCATTCTCATTGAGCTCCTTTCCCCCATTTCATACCCACCGGAAGAATTCGCTGCAACTTAAAATCAAATTAGGCAGTCAAAATGCTCTCGTTTTCTGTATAGCAGAGATGTGTCACACCTTCATGATCCTCCTCCCTGTCTTTAGTTCTCTTATCATTTCCACTTGGTGCTGAGCAGAAGCAGAAGcagtgacatctagtggccaGTAAGTACAGGGCAATCAACTTGCAGTGCAATAAATATTTCTCACAGATCCTGGGATCCCAAAGTACTTGACAAATTATGTAGCAGATACAGGAATCCCTTCACCCACTACACAAATGCAACTGCCTTTGGGGTGAAGCTTAGTGTTTGTTTAGCAGCGCACAGCAACCGTGCACAATAGCTAAGAAGGGAAGGACATTCCCATATCGTAACATCCCTGGGCAACTACAGTCGCTGAGTATTAGAAAAGTATTTCAGgtattttaaatgtgttaatgAAATTTAGCAGCTGGAAGTGGAGGAAGAGCCAGAATCACGTGTTCAGGGAGTTCTCCACAGAACAGGAGTGTCCTGGGTACCATTAGAGAAATTCAGGGAGATTTTAGAGGGGCAAAATTTGTTACACAAGCTGTTTAGACCTCCGGTTATTCAAAAGAGGTCATAGGATTTTTGTGATCACAAGCAGACTTAAGTTTTATTTCTCACATGAAGGaacagatagctcagtggtttgagcattggcctgctaaatccagggttgtgagttcaatccttaagaaggccatttagggatctggggcaaaaattggggattggtcctgctttgagcagggggttggactagatgacctcctgaggtcccttccatccctgatattctatgattctatgaaggcatTACCAGGAACACAGCACCAGCTAGTGGTAGGTTTGGGCATTAGGTTTAGTTCTAACTTACCAGGTGCTGCTTTTTCCTCTTAATTACCCATGCCATTTAATATCTAGCACTCATGGTCTTCCCTGGAGGTCTCCCCATCCACATACTCACTTATGATCCTGTTAAACTTGTAAGATCTGATTAAATCCAAATCCAAGTGCTAGCTTTTAATGTATCAATCTACTCTCTTCTCTTTGGAGTAATAGCAACTGAGGGTCCAGAAACAAGTTAGAAAAGTAGCAACTGAGTTAATAAGAGCTGAACTGCACAATCTGGAAATGTCTTACTTTCCAAAGGATGCTACCCCTAAACTCACCAGCAGGAAGTGAGATGAGAACATAGGCTTCAGAACTTTCCCGTGTACAGTTCTCAGTGAGGAATTAGGCTTTCTTCTGTTAATGAAAGAAATTACTGAGTTAAAATAGCACAATATACACGCACAAGTGTGTGTTACACATCCCCCCTCTTTGGCTGGCTCACAGGGaatgtgagtctgttacagctccCACCTAGAGAACCATCGTCTCTAGCTCAAGTTGTAGAGGTTTGTGCTATTGTTAGGAGGAGGGATGGTCCAGGATTTAGGGCATAAGCTCAGGATTTGGGAGATTGGGGTCatttccctgctgtgccacacTCTTCCCATGCGACTTTGGAGAAATcgcttaacctctctgtgcctcagttccccatctgtaaaatggggataatggcactgccctgcctcccgggGGTGTCGTGAGGCAAAATCCATTAAAGAGGAAAAGTGCGTGAGCTGTGTTCTGTATGAGCTGTACTCTCTTGTGCTTTAGATGATTAAGTAGAAGAGCAATTAATTATGTTAGACTCTGAGCAAAGTGTCTGTGTATTAAATGTTTCACAACACTACTGTGAACTTCCAGAGGGAGTTCAACTGTAACTGAAGTGGGTGCCAGATAGATCTGTGCCCTGAGAACATGTCTTGGGACCCCCAAGATTAGGGTAGTGGCTGGACTTGGTTCAGGTCCCAGAGTCTTAAACACCTGTGGATCTAGGGACCCAGACGCTTGGATTCCCCTCACAACAATCTGGTGGGTAGCTGGCAAGGAGGCCAGTGACACCTGGCCTGTGTTATTCCCTGCTGGTCCACTCCTCCGGCTGCTATTCATGTACTGCAGTGATGAACATACTAAAAACACCTGAACAACACAGCTCACTCCTGCAGTTCTagtcctcactcctgacccatccTAGCTCTGCCAAAGACCCTTAATCCTGCCCTAAAGTGTGTCTTGCTAAGAACTGAGCCTTGCTTCAACACACACAATCCAAAGAGAGAGACACCCTGGTTGGGACACTGAATCTGAAAGCTCCATGCATGATTTTACTTAAAACCTTCAAAACCATTCCTGACAccctctttccctttccccctctaGAGGGCGCCGAGTGCAAACTCTGCCCCATGGATTGGCTGTTGCATAGAAGGAAGTGCTATTGGGTCTCTAAagaatttaaaaactggaagaaGAGCTTTGAAGACTGCACAGTGAAGACGTCTCAAATGCTCGTGATCCAGGACCAGGACGAGATGGTAAAGAAAATATGATGCTGAACCTTCCGCTGGAGAAATGGGTCTATAGTATAATACCAGGACTTGTGTCAGCCATAAGTACAGAAAGAAAGTGCTGGAAGGAGGCTCAGCTGTGTGAAATTTGGATTCATTAAagctaaaacaaaacattctttacatctgggagcagagagggggaaaaTGCTAAACAACGCAACTCCTACGGTGTCTCCCCATCTTAATTTTCTTTTGCTTATTTCTTATACATTTTAAGTAGAAAAGAACATGTTCATGTTCATAATTCAATAGCAAATGGATTTTTCTTATAACTATAGTGTGAACCTCTCAGTCCTACACTGAGATTCCATTTTCCCAGGGGCAGACGCTGCATTCGCTGTCTGGCTCAGGCCCTCAGAACGGGGCTGCAGATTTCCCCCGGAGGCATCGCGGGCAGAGCCCCTGAAGCAAGAAGCAAGGTGTGTCTGTGCTGGTGGACCCCAAGAACTCTAGCCTGTGTCAGTGATTTTACCCAGTCCCCTCTGCTTTACACTTCACAGGATTTCATACGGAATGTTACAAGTGGTGTAAATCATGTTTGGATTGGACTTAATTTTACCTCCCCTGAGAGGAACTGGATGTGGGTGGATGGCTCCCTGGTCAATCAAACACTGTGAGTGCTCTTTGACCTTTCGTGTGTTTATTTTATAACTCTGGCAGAAAATCTTAGTCCATTGCTTTCCAACTTGGGTGCTTAAAATTCGGCACCTCAATCCATATTCTGATTTAAAATGTACAACAGGTGATATGGCATCCCCTAGTAGCCTACTAGGAATTGAAAGCCATAATGTATGTCCCTGGGAAATTAATTTCCTTTAAGGGCTTGGCTTTCACATGTAACTTGGCTTTCTGTGTAGGTTATGTTTTTTCTATAGCACACACATTGTAGAATCTAAGCACTACCCTGGTAACCTGGGCATTCAGTAGGCAGTACTTTCTCCTTGTCGCAGGGATGCCCTGAGCAGGATACACCAGATGTATGTTTGGGGGGGCACAAGGGGGAGGAGACTATCCCATGGGAGAATTCAAATGTTGGAAGCTCCTGGCCTCCTGCTCCTGATAATCGGGGCAGGTAAACTACATATGCTGAGGCTAAAAGCTTGGAGGTCTGCTGGAAAAACCCAGCTGGGGAACCTGAATTGGGACTTTGAGGCTGGAGGGTTTGTAATGTCTTGGTACCAATCATCTCCCAGCTCAGAGAAGACCAAATGAAACTTTTATTCCACCACtgagagagggaaagcaactaagagtgtttgtttgtttgttttttttaaactgaagccAGATTCACTGCTTGGGGTGTCCTTGTGACATGGATTTAGGGCAATTACCCCCTCTTTTCTGCCTAATTGTTGTTATGACAACTCCACAAAGCACCAGACCACCCTGTCACATTCCTCCGAATGGGTTCCTCTTCTACATGTGCATGCCCACTACACACAAATGAGGACGAATGACTACAATAGAACTTGTTGAATAAATTTAAACCTCTGATAATATATTTTCTTCATTCCACAGATTCCCAATAACCGGCCTTGCTGAACAGAACAGTTGTGGGGTGATGAAGGAACAGATTCGTTCTGAAATCTGTGGTGGTGAATTCAAATGGGTTTGCCAGAAAGAAGCCTTTCAGATATAAACAGGGTCTTTAAGTATATGTATTGATGGAACTGAAGTCGAAAGCATCCTCCTTGATAATTTGTAACGTGATTATTTTAAATGGTTCTGTGTTTAATCATTTTAATTCTCCGGGTCTGTAACTTTAGAAATCAATTTTCAAAACAGGGTCTATTCTCTATTTTTTGGTTTTAAGAGAAGCTGTTACGAAACCCTGAGAAGCCAGCAATTTTCTGCTCATCTTGATCTTAATCATATTTTCAGGCGTGAACAACTTTTTCAAAACCGATAGCAGAGGCAGGTTGGGACACCCAAGTGCTGTTTTGGTTCGTTTGACAAACGTAAGTGTTTGAGAACTCTTGCACATGGGCCAAATATTTAGAACTAGCCTCTAAATCTGTGTGCCCAAAATCTCCAATTTCGTTCCTCAGGTCTCGTAGTTGTGTGTCCCGCTGACCAGTTTGGTGAACAAATGCCATTTATTTACCCAAATCTGAGATTCTGTGCTACCGAAAAGAAATTGGGTGGGCAAGTTTAGAGGGAATATTCTCTGAAAATTTGGTCCCAAGGCTTTGAGGTACGATGGAATCCATAcagagtgagattttcaaaggcaggtaGGCACCCAATTCTGATTGAAAGTCAGTGTGCTTCGAAAATCTCTTAGACCACAGTGTTCCTCTGGATATTATGGGCAAAGTTTGCAACTTAGCCTTTAAGATGctctggaaggggtggggtgggaatccATCCCcacctttttctttaatttgctTCTCCACGATGAAGGCCCAAAAGGTgggtgtgtttaatttttttaaaactatttatttaggaagCTTTAACAAgcttacaaatccttgccatgtaacTATCAGAAACAAAGCAATCATTACAAAGTTATCTTATGTTTACAGAGACTTTACAGAGGAATATAGTCATCAGATCTTTCTATTTAACAGGGTGATACCATATATCTTTACACCTATTGTatttctagtgattttattaaattgagttactacagagaattctttcctgggtatctggctggtgaatcttgcccacatgctcagggtttagctgatcaccatatttgcggttgggaaggaattttcctccagggcagattggaagaggccctgggggttttttgccttcctctgcagcatggggcacgggtcacttgctggaggattctctgcaccttgaagtctttaaaccacgatttgaggacttcagtagctcagacataggtgagaggtttatcgcaggagtgggtgggtgagattcggtggcctgcgttgtgcaggaggtcagactagatgatcataatggtcccttctgaccttaatatctatgaaagcTCTGTATATGTAAGACATATTTAACAAACCTGTCGTGTCTGCCAAATGTTAGTATTCAAAAAGAAGTTGGGCAGATGTGCTGGCTTTTTTGTGGGTGAATGTACTTTTTCTGAGTACTGAATAAAAGGTAACCACATATCTATCTGTTCTTGGTCTATTTTGCTAAGTACCTAAGTGGTGTGTGAATTTTTCCGTAACCAACCTCCCATATTTTTGAACCATTTCTCAATAGTTGGgctattttttttcccagtgagaGGCTACCACTAGCCAACAGCAACTAGCGGATGAAAGATTAATTCATTTCCTTTGGTGTGACCATTTCCACTAGGAAGCCCCGGGAGGGTTACCAAAGGATCATTTGGTAATAAAGATCCAACAATTTGTGATATTTGGTTACCGATTGCATCCCAAGACTCTCCCGTGACTGGACACGTCCACCATATATGCATAATAATCTCCTTTTCCACCCCAGTTTCTGCAACATTTATCCCCATtcagtctctctctggttttcaaTCTGACTGGTGTGAGGTACCATTGAAACAGTAGTTTAgcagaattttcttttattgtgcCGCAGGTTGAGGTTGCTGCTCAAACCCCTTTTCTCTGGGGTAACTTTTCTATCCACACCCTTTTCCCAGCATGTCCTACATAGACATTTTTTTTAGGAAAGCTGTCTGCAGAGCTTGCTATCAATTAGTTATAATGCTGTTTGCTTCCTAATTGACCAGACACCATCACTTCTATTCAAGTTAGCTTTCAGTAGAAAATAAGTTTTCTAGAAAGTTAAAGAAACATAGTGCCTGACTTGAAAGTACCGGTAGCAGGTGAGAGTGAGCCAGTTAAAGTTAGTTTTGATCTCTAAATAAGTTAGAAAAGTTTCTTTACTAAATAGCCAGCCAACTCTGGGTATTCCGATCTTTCAAGCTCTCTGGTTCGTAATTTGGTTTAAGATCTGGATTATTTGCAATGGATGTCATT
This genomic interval from Caretta caretta isolate rCarCar2 chromosome 14, rCarCar1.hap1, whole genome shotgun sequence contains the following:
- the LOC125621692 gene encoding killer cell lectin-like receptor subfamily B member 1B allele C codes for the protein MAGDIVYADLNIAGASSRPPHPSQHLSLPQCPHWHRIALGVGWAGNVILAGAVIVLGIWVTKGSRLEDFPSQLKQMLCVSSHSNSTEGAECKLCPMDWLLHRRKCYWVSKEFKNWKKSFEDCTVKTSQMLVIQDQDEMDFIRNVTSGVNHVWIGLNFTSPERNWMWVDGSLVNQTLFPITGLAEQNSCGVMKEQIRSEICGGEFKWVCQKEAFQI